The following proteins are co-located in the Desulfoscipio sp. XC116 genome:
- a CDS encoding nucleotidyl transferase AbiEii/AbiGii toxin family protein has product MFNPDRKYYLSLSEKSGFHKDVIEKVHRLTTILEFINSNAFLRDRLVLKGGTALNLTIFNLPRLSVDLDFDFHTYDDRETVLKERTKVKELLRAYFDREGYIVSQKSKDYFALESIVVGYQNNAGNHDNIKIEINYSLRNHILPIAKRKINTSLFGELSEIRTLNGIELMASKTAALFNRLAARDFYDLYNVKKYGIISEEEYDLYCKAVVFYGSISGDQAKLSFSPNRVDELTEKRVYQDLYPMLIKSERLDLAYAKSEVKEFLSDTIVITPEQKEYLQQFFQGNYKPELLFSGEMLENIKNHPMAIWKTMKNR; this is encoded by the coding sequence TTGTTTAACCCAGATAGAAAATACTATCTTTCTTTGTCCGAGAAATCAGGATTCCATAAAGATGTAATTGAGAAGGTTCATCGTTTAACAACCATACTTGAATTTATAAACAGCAATGCTTTTTTAAGAGATAGGTTGGTTTTGAAAGGTGGAACCGCTTTAAATCTTACTATCTTTAATTTGCCTAGGTTATCTGTTGATTTAGACTTTGATTTTCACACCTATGATGACCGGGAAACAGTGCTTAAAGAAAGAACAAAGGTAAAAGAGCTGTTGAGAGCGTATTTTGATAGAGAAGGGTATATAGTTTCCCAAAAGTCAAAAGATTACTTTGCTTTGGAGTCAATTGTAGTCGGCTACCAAAATAATGCAGGGAATCATGATAACATAAAAATTGAAATTAACTATTCATTAAGGAATCACATATTGCCAATAGCCAAAAGGAAAATAAATACAAGTTTATTTGGTGAATTAAGCGAAATAAGGACATTAAACGGTATTGAACTGATGGCTTCTAAAACAGCGGCCTTATTTAACCGTTTGGCAGCGAGGGACTTTTACGATTTATACAATGTAAAAAAATACGGTATTATCTCTGAGGAAGAGTATGATCTTTATTGTAAAGCGGTAGTTTTTTATGGGTCTATATCTGGTGATCAGGCTAAATTAAGCTTTTCTCCTAACCGAGTAGACGAGCTTACTGAGAAAAGGGTTTATCAAGATTTATATCCTATGCTAATAAAAAGCGAGCGACTTGATTTAGCTTATGCCAAATCTGAAGTAAAGGAGTTCCTATCTGACACGATAGTTATCACACCAGAGCAAAAAGAGTATCTGCAGCAATTTTTTCAAGGAAATTATAAGCCAGAACTTTTGTTCAGTGGTGAAATGTTGGAGAACATTAAAAACCATCCTATGGCAATTTGGAAAACGATGAAAAACAGGTGA
- a CDS encoding DUF6431 domain-containing protein yields the protein MNGLGDQIVLIIRRLRCEHCRRIHHELPDILVPYKRHSRKSIEAVIAGDTALTVTADESTLGRWRSWFSEMYYHFLGCLASIATLLGNQSVKESSCLSQSALTRIWDYVGNATGWLARVVRSVANTNCWVHTRSAFPS from the coding sequence ATAAATGGCCTTGGCGATCAGATCGTGCTCATCATTCGCCGGCTCCGTTGTGAACACTGCCGTCGGATCCATCACGAACTTCCGGATATACTCGTCCCGTACAAACGCCACAGCAGAAAAAGCATTGAGGCGGTCATAGCCGGAGACACCGCACTGACCGTCACCGCTGACGAATCCACATTAGGCCGTTGGCGCAGTTGGTTTAGTGAAATGTATTATCACTTCCTGGGTTGCCTGGCCTCCATCGCTACCTTACTCGGTAACCAATCTGTGAAAGAATCGTCCTGTCTTTCCCAGTCTGCGCTCACAAGGATTTGGGACTATGTTGGCAACGCCACCGGCTGGCTGGCCAGAGTTGTCCGATCAGTGGCAAACACAAATTGTTGGGTACATACCCGTTCTGCATTCCCGTCCTGA
- a CDS encoding DDE-type integrase/transposase/recombinase produces the protein MKDQQKAEEIAAQRMQLLSPLLADGLDAAKIREIKKDICQQTGLSERTLRRYLAQYRAVGFRGLKPKGKGRQTEEAIPSNILTQAILLRREVPGRSIAQIIQIMEWEGLIQEGRIKRSTLQEKLAEKGYSTRQMRMYSDSGVAARRFQKKHRNQLVHSDIKYGPYLPIGKDGAKKQVYLVTFIDDATRFVLHGEFYPTLDQVIVEDCFRKAIHKYGVPEAVYFDNGSQYRTKWMHRTCSKLGTRLVFAKPYSPEATGKVERFNRVVDAFLGEAKLEKPQSLDKLNELFWVWLEECYHNKPHSGLDGSASPHAAYRSDNKALRYLDPQTIANAFLHCEKRKVDKAGCISFNGNKYEVGLPFIGCKVQVIYDPANITELTIEYEGHAPWTARQLVIGQRAGKRPPLPEHLQPKPAESSRLLAAAALKNQQRKEQQAPAISFRAVNKEDNSHV, from the coding sequence ATGAAAGACCAACAAAAGGCCGAAGAGATTGCCGCTCAGCGGATGCAACTACTATCCCCGCTGCTAGCGGACGGGCTTGATGCGGCCAAAATCAGGGAAATTAAGAAAGATATCTGCCAGCAGACCGGACTATCCGAGCGTACGCTGCGCAGATACCTGGCCCAGTACCGGGCAGTCGGCTTTAGGGGACTAAAACCTAAAGGCAAAGGCCGGCAAACCGAAGAAGCTATACCATCAAATATCCTAACTCAGGCCATCCTGTTGCGTCGTGAGGTGCCCGGTCGCAGCATCGCTCAGATCATTCAGATTATGGAATGGGAAGGGCTGATCCAGGAAGGGCGGATTAAACGCAGCACCCTGCAGGAGAAGTTGGCCGAGAAAGGCTACAGCACAAGACAGATGCGCATGTACTCCGACAGCGGCGTGGCGGCTCGGCGATTCCAAAAGAAGCACCGCAACCAGCTCGTACATTCCGACATCAAATACGGCCCCTACCTGCCAATCGGCAAGGATGGCGCTAAAAAGCAGGTCTACCTGGTCACCTTCATCGACGATGCCACCCGCTTTGTGCTGCACGGCGAGTTCTACCCGACGCTGGATCAGGTCATTGTAGAAGATTGCTTCCGTAAAGCGATTCACAAATACGGAGTTCCCGAAGCGGTATATTTCGACAACGGTAGCCAGTATCGCACTAAATGGATGCATCGCACCTGCAGCAAATTAGGCACCCGGCTAGTATTTGCAAAACCGTACTCTCCGGAGGCAACCGGTAAAGTAGAAAGGTTTAACCGGGTGGTGGACGCCTTCTTAGGCGAGGCCAAACTGGAAAAACCACAATCGCTGGACAAGTTAAATGAGCTGTTTTGGGTCTGGCTGGAGGAGTGCTACCACAACAAGCCGCATTCCGGGCTAGATGGTAGCGCCAGCCCGCATGCTGCCTACCGCAGTGACAACAAGGCACTAAGGTATTTGGATCCACAAACCATCGCTAACGCCTTTTTGCACTGTGAAAAACGGAAAGTGGACAAGGCTGGCTGCATCAGCTTTAACGGCAATAAGTACGAAGTCGGGCTGCCGTTTATCGGGTGTAAAGTGCAAGTCATCTACGACCCCGCTAACATCACTGAACTGACTATTGAATATGAAGGGCACGCACCCTGGACAGCTAGGCAGTTAGTAATCGGCCAGCGAGCCGGGAAACGCCCCCCGCTGCCGGAACACCTGCAGCCCAAGCCCGCCGAATCGTCGCGACTCCTGGCTGCAGCCGCCCTGAAAAACCAGCAGCGTAAAGAGCAGCAGGCTCCAGCCATTTCTTTTAGAGCCGTGAACAAGGAGGATAACAGTCATGTTTGA
- a CDS encoding AAA family ATPase — MFESFYGLSKTPFSRDIPTDQLYQSLMLDETLGRLEYAARRQLFAVVTGDCGTGKTTTIRLFKASLNPAMFMVMYLADSKLTPRHFYKGLLEQLGCEAKFYRGDAKRKLPHLDRSQVGEYINRHLAYAGAEHDIFSDNAVDQVFRYSSGAVRLVNKVCTHCLLYGAQNGRRIIDDHMVKLVIQGELL, encoded by the coding sequence ATGTTTGAATCCTTCTACGGCCTGTCTAAAACACCGTTCTCCCGGGACATCCCAACGGATCAGTTGTACCAATCGCTGATGCTAGATGAGACACTGGGCCGATTGGAATATGCCGCCCGTAGGCAACTTTTCGCCGTGGTTACCGGTGACTGCGGTACCGGTAAAACAACCACCATCCGCCTGTTCAAGGCCTCTTTAAATCCGGCCATGTTCATGGTGATGTATCTGGCGGACTCCAAACTTACCCCCCGGCATTTCTACAAGGGCCTATTGGAACAGCTAGGCTGTGAAGCCAAGTTTTATCGCGGCGACGCCAAGCGTAAACTGCCGCACCTGGACCGTTCCCAAGTCGGGGAATATATTAATCGGCACCTGGCTTATGCCGGTGCCGAACACGATATCTTTTCAGATAATGCGGTTGATCAGGTGTTCCGGTATTCCAGCGGTGCAGTCAGGCTTGTTAACAAAGTCTGCACCCATTGCTTGCTCTATGGAGCTCAAAACGGTCGTCGGATTATTGATGATCACATGGTGAAGTTGGTTATCCAGGGAGAATTGTTATAA
- a CDS encoding helix-turn-helix domain-containing protein: protein MSKEKQILQLRTKGYSQRRIANTLKVSRNTVAKVFKALQDHPVFKDSLNSLNDQELRQQLFPEESQVPVLVTPDYDYVHKELLKSGVTLKLLWEEYVDTCRRSEKPPYCY from the coding sequence ATGTCCAAAGAAAAACAAATTTTGCAGCTTCGCACTAAGGGCTATAGCCAGCGGAGAATTGCGAATACCCTGAAAGTGTCCAGAAACACGGTGGCAAAGGTTTTTAAGGCGTTGCAGGACCATCCGGTTTTCAAAGATTCCCTGAATTCCTTGAACGATCAGGAACTGCGCCAACAGCTATTCCCAGAGGAATCACAGGTGCCTGTTCTTGTCACTCCTGATTACGATTACGTCCACAAGGAACTTTTGAAAAGCGGTGTGACACTAAAGCTCTTATGGGAAGAATACGTTGATACCTGCCGCCGTTCGGAAAAGCCTCCGTATTGTTACTGA
- a CDS encoding DUF255 domain-containing protein — MALYIGFSGSKPPEYSPWCDEAFVKAKAEDKPVFLSIGYKLINMIL, encoded by the coding sequence ATGGCTCTATATATCGGATTTAGTGGCTCAAAGCCGCCGGAATATTCACCGTGGTGTGATGAAGCCTTTGTGAAAGCAAAAGCCGAGGATAAGCCGGTTTTCCTTTCTATTGGGTATAAGCTGATCAACATGATTTTATGA
- the cmr6 gene encoding type III-B CRISPR module RAMP protein Cmr6 — protein sequence MDNLTEKTVKISEKENKTIDERFEFFQYQLPESSAKILASEKDIENYALMLHHFSVQYKIWGDKKEDRSPKPLIYVKSLNIKKFKINKHGKKEASYTHSQLNMTYCREIIKAITERNKRIAEGFRQHRVLFYTPIDKLMIGIGGESPYGNIPGMTLHHLYGLPYIPASSLKGLTRHYCQKEIYQNKDYSRAFMSVKQLNDLLGSGEEKAKRGKLIFLDVFPSAVPTIFFDAQTPHYAGYYGQQPPGPPADYGNPIPLFFPAVKPVKFTIYFGSYGYLETELLDSIQEVVKEALIDYGIGAKTAIGYGLGHVE from the coding sequence ATGGATAATTTGACCGAAAAAACTGTCAAAATCTCTGAGAAAGAAAATAAAACAATAGATGAACGCTTTGAATTTTTTCAATATCAATTGCCGGAATCCAGCGCTAAAATTTTGGCAAGCGAAAAAGACATTGAGAACTATGCGCTTATGCTGCACCATTTTTCCGTGCAATATAAAATTTGGGGAGATAAGAAAGAAGATCGTTCCCCCAAGCCGCTGATTTACGTCAAATCCTTAAATATAAAGAAATTTAAAATTAATAAACATGGTAAAAAAGAAGCGTCCTATACCCATTCCCAACTTAATATGACCTATTGTCGAGAAATTATCAAGGCCATAACCGAACGGAATAAACGAATTGCCGAGGGATTTAGGCAACACCGCGTCCTTTTCTATACGCCGATTGACAAGCTGATGATCGGGATAGGCGGTGAAAGCCCTTATGGGAATATTCCTGGCATGACGTTGCACCATCTTTATGGGTTGCCGTATATCCCTGCCAGTTCGCTGAAAGGGTTGACCCGTCATTATTGCCAAAAAGAAATCTATCAAAATAAAGACTATTCCCGCGCGTTCATGTCGGTAAAACAATTGAATGATCTTTTGGGCAGCGGTGAAGAAAAGGCGAAAAGAGGTAAACTCATCTTTTTGGATGTTTTTCCATCGGCGGTACCAACTATATTCTTTGATGCGCAAACCCCACATTATGCAGGCTATTACGGACAACAACCGCCTGGGCCGCCTGCTGATTATGGAAATCCGATCCCATTGTTTTTTCCTGCTGTAAAACCAGTTAAATTTACCATTTATTTTGGCAGTTATGGGTATCTAGAGACTGAATTATTAGACAGCATCCAAGAAGTGGTAAAGGAGGCCTTAATAGATTACGGCATCGGTGCAAAAACTGCCATAGGATATGGACTGGGTCATGTTGAATAA
- the cmr5 gene encoding type III-B CRISPR module-associated protein Cmr5: protein MLNKEDESRQEKESTGSRKTIAGGRAAYAYQAVSEYVKLPVNEEDKTKYRARVVSMPMMIKNNGFGAAMAFYFSKQNDQDRAYKAIYEQITLWLKQSGILAEDEPDLMYKITHSSIDEYKTMTNEAMALLAWMKRFAEGMIKRKKTNRKQPDQAGESDG, encoded by the coding sequence ATGCTTAACAAAGAAGACGAGAGCCGTCAGGAAAAAGAATCGACGGGATCAAGAAAAACAATTGCCGGCGGGCGGGCCGCCTATGCCTATCAGGCGGTGTCCGAATATGTAAAATTGCCGGTCAATGAAGAAGACAAAACGAAATACAGGGCCAGAGTTGTTTCTATGCCGATGATGATTAAAAATAACGGTTTTGGAGCCGCCATGGCCTTTTACTTTTCAAAACAAAATGATCAGGATCGAGCTTATAAAGCAATCTATGAACAAATTACCCTATGGCTGAAACAGTCCGGTATCCTAGCGGAAGACGAGCCGGATTTGATGTATAAAATTACTCATTCCTCCATTGACGAATATAAAACAATGACCAATGAGGCGATGGCCTTATTAGCGTGGATGAAACGCTTTGCTGAAGGAATGATAAAAAGAAAAAAAACCAATCGGAAACAGCCCGATCAAGCAGGTGAAAGCGATGGATAA
- the cmr4 gene encoding type III-B CRISPR module RAMP protein Cmr4: MFKLSKALFLSALTPMHVGSGSDLGIVDLPIQRENHTSFPKIEGSSMKGCIKEALLSQEAFRAPADKIWKYGEQEIDYKSMVYFAFGPESEEDGKFASAVALSDARLLFFPVKSVKGVFAWVTCPLVLKRFWDDMKIAGISLPLEIPAENTIIPNSALCLSSDPLRIMLEEFPISVQECSKLSCFVTEIKKFLPQNELTEQMFADHVAVINDDDFRDFVNLSTEVITRVRIGESGTVEDGALFNEEYLPSDSLLYSLVLISPIFIDKKDQTQVAKIKDIAVEKQPEFIADFLEKNMPDILQIGGSMTLGKGLIGVKLNSAKANTPPKGDEADA; this comes from the coding sequence ATGTTTAAGTTAAGCAAAGCCTTGTTTTTGTCCGCCTTAACTCCCATGCATGTGGGAAGCGGCAGCGATTTGGGGATTGTGGACCTGCCGATACAAAGAGAAAATCATACTTCGTTTCCCAAAATAGAGGGCTCCAGCATGAAAGGCTGTATCAAGGAAGCTCTTTTGTCCCAAGAAGCTTTCCGGGCTCCAGCGGATAAAATATGGAAATATGGTGAACAGGAGATTGATTATAAAAGCATGGTGTACTTTGCCTTTGGCCCAGAATCAGAAGAAGACGGTAAATTTGCTTCGGCAGTGGCCCTTTCGGACGCCCGGCTGCTCTTTTTTCCTGTCAAATCTGTAAAAGGCGTGTTTGCCTGGGTGACTTGCCCTTTGGTCTTAAAGCGTTTCTGGGACGATATGAAAATAGCGGGAATATCGCTTCCGCTAGAAATACCCGCAGAAAATACAATAATCCCTAACAGCGCCTTGTGTTTAAGCAGCGATCCCTTAAGAATTATGCTTGAAGAGTTTCCTATATCCGTGCAGGAATGCTCCAAGTTGAGTTGCTTCGTAACGGAAATTAAAAAATTCTTGCCCCAAAATGAGCTAACAGAGCAGATGTTTGCCGATCATGTGGCCGTCATCAACGATGACGATTTTAGAGATTTCGTTAACCTTTCCACAGAAGTAATTACCAGAGTCCGCATCGGTGAATCCGGCACTGTTGAGGATGGCGCTCTGTTCAACGAGGAATACCTGCCGTCGGATTCCCTCCTCTATAGTCTAGTATTGATTTCTCCTATCTTTATAGACAAGAAAGATCAAACGCAGGTGGCTAAAATCAAAGATATCGCCGTAGAAAAGCAGCCTGAATTTATCGCTGACTTTCTGGAGAAGAACATGCCGGACATTCTGCAGATTGGCGGCTCAATGACGCTGGGGAAAGGATTGATCGGGGTAAAATTAAATTCGGCTAAAGCAAATACTCCCCCAAAGGGGGATGAAGCTGATGCTTAA
- the cmr3 gene encoding type III-B CRISPR module-associated protein Cmr3, which produces MYYEIEALDTLFFRDAAPFDATADVYGKSMFPPLPSVYAGALRSCYFAHHMESFVRAGEEDDPTRDLEIGLTCFKQEEDFLFPLPMDVAVKEIKEEGTSSKYSANTLTLQRAKEISSHPLPYVLRQEELTRSGKDIDLPGGFYIDHNVLNAYLQDQKKSLVCKPLADFISSEARIGIKIDRNTGMSEESMFYQIRTVRPINQQNKRITLFVETSGVDLPQQAVIKIGGESKASQLTAVSTKPEFKMEASSSQYFKLYMATPAIFSGGWLPDWGFEEPDYIGTYKQDNAEIKVKLRAAAIGRYAGVGGFDMKKGRPKAMRYAVPAGSVYYFELLQEGTFADAMELLHGKKISSERSNEGFGFCLIGKVEGGVEDV; this is translated from the coding sequence ATGTACTATGAGATCGAGGCATTGGATACGTTATTTTTTCGGGACGCCGCACCTTTTGACGCTACAGCTGATGTTTATGGCAAAAGCATGTTCCCCCCCTTGCCGTCTGTATATGCCGGAGCACTGAGAAGCTGTTACTTTGCTCACCATATGGAGAGCTTTGTCCGAGCCGGAGAGGAGGATGATCCCACCCGGGATCTGGAGATCGGCTTAACCTGCTTCAAGCAGGAAGAAGATTTTTTATTTCCACTGCCTATGGATGTAGCTGTGAAAGAAATAAAAGAAGAGGGGACGTCGTCGAAATATTCGGCCAACACACTCACATTGCAAAGGGCAAAAGAGATCAGTTCTCATCCCTTGCCTTATGTTCTGCGACAGGAAGAACTAACACGGTCAGGGAAAGATATAGATTTGCCGGGAGGTTTTTATATTGATCATAACGTCTTAAACGCCTATTTACAGGATCAGAAAAAATCTCTTGTTTGCAAACCCCTTGCTGATTTTATCAGCAGTGAAGCCAGAATCGGTATTAAAATCGACAGAAACACAGGGATGAGTGAAGAGTCTATGTTTTACCAGATAAGGACGGTCCGGCCCATTAATCAGCAGAATAAAAGAATAACCTTGTTTGTGGAAACCAGCGGAGTTGATTTGCCTCAACAGGCCGTGATTAAAATAGGTGGTGAGTCTAAAGCTTCTCAACTGACAGCAGTCTCTACAAAACCCGAATTCAAGATGGAAGCTTCTTCTTCTCAATATTTTAAGCTTTACATGGCAACACCGGCTATCTTTTCAGGAGGCTGGCTGCCTGACTGGGGATTTGAAGAACCGGATTATATTGGCACTTATAAGCAGGATAACGCGGAAATAAAAGTGAAACTGAGGGCAGCGGCGATAGGAAGATATGCGGGTGTAGGCGGCTTTGATATGAAAAAAGGTAGGCCTAAAGCAATGCGGTATGCGGTTCCGGCAGGCAGTGTTTATTATTTTGAACTATTGCAAGAAGGAACCTTCGCCGATGCAATGGAGCTGTTGCACGGGAAAAAGATAAGCAGTGAACGGAGCAATGAAGGATTTGGCTTTTGTCTGATCGGAAAAGTTGAAGGAGGGGTGGAAGATGTTTAA
- the cas10 gene encoding type III-B CRISPR-associated protein Cas10/Cmr2, translated as MADKSLFVFTIGPVQSFISQARKARDLYAGSFLLSYLMGRVIEVLSNYDQKHIEIVFPAVINGEYNIPNRVVAVVLDYNNFQKRALGNVLEEQTRNLFRQIGDEILKKLGLTISEAYKEQIQQQLEMYWLFQDYEDYQTGYREMVNKLNEIKRLRRFQQITEAAGRKCTLNPDKNIIFYSKPLHFVNRQKAILFRHPAYPYALEEREGLSAVAFIKRMLFVHQDIQKTTYQKDFPSVLEIPLRSRLKEESEKKLLQQLGPDSGSVVFDLYNGLRPQQAAKQINTEKEKAAAAIIQYIKSREKALKKPFLSSYYALVKFDGDDMGTLYREARIHKDTDYKEFQKRLSEELCQFAAYVKRGITEEEGAVIYAGGEDFLGLLALDTLFDVLIRLRRKFAQIDMKEYLDKTLSFSAGIAVAHIKTPLKQVIAKADEMEHFAKEIDADKDAFALAVMKRSGEEVKTRLKFGQDISGLDEIHKLVKVFQTAQISNSFGYGFNSFLTEFAEVDTGLKDAMVKCELERQLMRSETEGDPSVYAKDIFRFYKHYDSIHSFMDALNVVMFLAREVV; from the coding sequence ATGGCAGACAAATCCCTTTTTGTGTTTACCATCGGTCCGGTACAGTCTTTTATATCCCAGGCTCGTAAGGCAAGAGACTTATATGCGGGAAGTTTTTTGTTGTCCTACTTAATGGGCCGGGTGATTGAGGTTCTAAGCAACTATGATCAAAAGCATATTGAAATTGTTTTTCCTGCCGTCATAAATGGCGAATACAATATTCCCAATCGAGTGGTGGCCGTGGTTCTTGATTATAACAATTTTCAAAAGAGAGCGTTGGGAAACGTATTGGAAGAACAAACAAGGAATTTGTTCCGGCAAATCGGAGATGAGATCTTAAAAAAATTAGGGCTTACAATTAGCGAAGCCTATAAGGAACAAATACAGCAACAATTGGAGATGTACTGGTTGTTTCAAGACTATGAGGATTACCAAACAGGCTACCGGGAAATGGTCAATAAACTGAATGAAATCAAAAGACTGCGCAGATTTCAGCAAATTACGGAAGCTGCCGGTAGAAAATGCACTTTGAATCCGGATAAAAATATTATTTTTTACAGCAAACCTTTGCATTTTGTTAATCGGCAAAAGGCAATTCTTTTCCGGCACCCGGCTTATCCCTATGCATTGGAGGAAAGGGAAGGGCTTAGTGCCGTGGCTTTTATCAAAAGAATGTTATTTGTCCATCAAGATATTCAAAAGACAACCTATCAGAAGGATTTTCCTTCCGTCCTGGAAATACCTCTGCGCTCCAGATTAAAGGAGGAAAGTGAAAAAAAACTGCTCCAACAGCTTGGACCTGATTCCGGTTCCGTAGTATTTGATCTTTATAATGGTTTGCGGCCCCAACAAGCTGCCAAGCAGATCAATACGGAAAAGGAAAAAGCGGCCGCAGCCATCATCCAATATATAAAAAGCCGGGAAAAGGCATTAAAAAAGCCTTTTTTAAGTTCCTATTACGCCCTTGTCAAATTTGACGGCGATGATATGGGAACCTTGTACCGGGAGGCAAGAATTCATAAAGATACTGATTATAAAGAATTCCAAAAGAGATTGAGCGAAGAGTTGTGCCAATTTGCCGCTTACGTGAAAAGAGGCATCACCGAAGAAGAAGGCGCCGTAATCTATGCCGGAGGGGAAGACTTCTTGGGGTTATTGGCCTTGGACACCTTGTTCGATGTCTTGATCAGATTAAGAAGGAAATTTGCGCAAATCGATATGAAAGAATACCTGGACAAGACCCTCAGCTTTTCTGCCGGGATTGCCGTAGCCCACATTAAAACTCCCCTGAAACAAGTAATAGCCAAGGCGGATGAAATGGAGCATTTTGCCAAGGAGATAGATGCCGACAAGGACGCATTTGCTCTAGCCGTGATGAAACGAAGCGGAGAGGAAGTAAAAACCAGGCTGAAATTTGGTCAAGACATATCTGGTCTTGATGAAATACACAAACTGGTTAAAGTCTTCCAAACGGCCCAAATTTCAAATTCTTTTGGCTACGGTTTTAACTCCTTTTTAACCGAATTCGCAGAGGTGGATACAGGTCTTAAAGACGCTATGGTGAAGTGCGAGCTTGAAAGGCAGCTAATGAGGTCTGAGACAGAGGGAGATCCCTCTGTTTATGCAAAGGATATCTTCCGATTTTATAAGCACTATGACAGCATCCATAGTTTTATGGATGCTCTAAACGTAGTCATGTTTTTAGCCAGGGAGGTGGTTTGA
- the cmr1 gene encoding type III-B CRISPR module RAMP protein Cmr1 yields the protein MLKTSLHCKLISPMLSYGANSEQPELRTAELKGLVRFIYRLCKLNPNCNDVQKLYKEESTLFGNTDKASPLRLVMVPGSSLYSCSVEKLVQHKTFKAKAFPSGMEFDILIRTAAGISKERHEDYVRLVILALSLGGMGKRSRRGRGSFAIENKKSNELDACTEMFPTSKAELLDFLLKVMNSPLLSEGSYQIENGDITYYEAQMGKPPFPFITQIKIGEILNDYTKILERIDRASHEVNKTGLSIYTGFVDSKKRLDKDIFNDRKPHRMSSSLLVSMIRLSDGLHPIYTYIKPLFENDKLNDIKCFEDKRDEFVRSVEKGGDQ from the coding sequence ATGCTTAAGACAAGCCTGCATTGCAAGTTAATTTCTCCTATGCTCAGTTACGGCGCCAACAGTGAGCAGCCTGAGCTCCGAACAGCAGAACTAAAGGGATTGGTGCGTTTTATCTACAGGCTGTGTAAACTAAACCCCAACTGTAATGATGTGCAGAAGCTATATAAAGAAGAGTCCACACTATTCGGCAATACGGATAAAGCCTCTCCTTTACGTTTGGTCATGGTACCAGGGTCCTCGCTCTATTCTTGTTCTGTGGAAAAGCTTGTGCAGCACAAAACTTTCAAAGCAAAAGCTTTTCCGTCAGGGATGGAATTTGATATCCTGATCAGAACAGCGGCCGGAATTTCCAAAGAAAGACATGAAGATTACGTCCGGCTTGTTATCCTTGCCTTGTCCCTGGGAGGAATGGGGAAACGTTCACGAAGAGGCAGAGGAAGCTTCGCTATTGAAAATAAAAAAAGCAACGAACTGGATGCCTGTACAGAAATGTTTCCGACCTCCAAAGCAGAGTTGCTTGATTTTCTTTTGAAGGTCATGAACAGCCCGCTCCTTTCAGAAGGCTCCTATCAAATAGAGAACGGAGATATTACATATTATGAGGCGCAGATGGGAAAACCTCCCTTCCCATTTATCACTCAAATAAAAATTGGTGAAATACTTAACGATTATACAAAAATATTAGAAAGGATTGATCGAGCCTCTCATGAGGTCAATAAAACCGGATTGTCCATTTATACGGGTTTTGTGGACAGCAAGAAGAGGCTGGATAAAGACATCTTTAACGACAGGAAACCCCACAGGATGTCTTCTTCTTTGCTGGTTAGCATGATAAGACTATCGGATGGACTGCATCCGATTTATACCTATATCAAGCCCCTGTTTGAAAATGACAAGTTGAATGATATCAAATGCTTTGAGGACAAAAGAGATGAATTTGTAAGAAGCGTTGAAAAAGGCGGTGACCAATAA